A single Camelus bactrianus isolate YW-2024 breed Bactrian camel chromosome 1, ASM4877302v1, whole genome shotgun sequence DNA region contains:
- the PPP1R2 gene encoding protein phosphatase inhibitor 2 isoform X2 yields the protein MAASTASHRPIKGILKNKSSTTSSVVASAEQPGRSVDEELSKKSQKWDEMNILATYHPADKDYGLMKIDEPSTPYHSMVGDDEDALSDSETTEALTPDVLAKKLTAAAEGLEPKYRVREQESSGDEDSDLSPEEREKKRQFEMKRKLHYNEGLNIKLARQLISKDLHDDDEDEEMSATAAGESMNMEESNQGSTTSDQLQNKSQSS from the exons ATGGCGGCCTCGACGGCCTCGCATCGGCCCATCAAGGGGATCCTGAAGAACAAGAGCTCTACGACTTCCTCTGTGGTGGCCTCGGCCGAACAGCCCGGCAGGAGTGTTGACGAAGAACTGAG tAAAAAATCCCAGAAGTGGGATGAAATGAACATCCTGGCGACATATCATCCAGCAGACAAAGACTATGGTTTAATGAAAATAGATGAACCTAGCACTCCTTACCACAG TATGGTAGGTGATGATGAAGATGCATTGAGTGATTCAGAAACCACTGAAGCCCTGACCCCAGATGTCTTAGCTAAGAA GCTAACTGCTGCTGCTGAAGGCTTGGAGCCAAAATACCGGGTTCGTGAACAAGAAAGCAGTGGAGATGAGGATAGTGACCTCTCACCTGAAGAACGAG aaaaaaagcgacagtttgaaatgaaaaggaaacttcACTACAATGAAGGACTAAATATTAAATTAGCTAGACAATTAATTTCAAAAGACCTACatgatgatgatgaggatgaagaAATGTCAGCGACTGCAGCTGGAGAAAGCATGAACATGGAAGAATCAAATCAAG GATCTACTACAAGTGACCAActgcaaaataaatcacagagtTCATAG
- the PPP1R2 gene encoding protein phosphatase inhibitor 2 isoform X1, whose amino-acid sequence MAASTASHRPIKGILKNKSSTTSSVVASAEQPGRSVDEELSKKSQKWDEMNILATYHPADKDYGLMKIDEPSTPYHSMVGDDEDALSDSETTEALTPDVLAKKLLYRLTAAAEGLEPKYRVREQESSGDEDSDLSPEEREKKRQFEMKRKLHYNEGLNIKLARQLISKDLHDDDEDEEMSATAAGESMNMEESNQGSTTSDQLQNKSQSS is encoded by the exons ATGGCGGCCTCGACGGCCTCGCATCGGCCCATCAAGGGGATCCTGAAGAACAAGAGCTCTACGACTTCCTCTGTGGTGGCCTCGGCCGAACAGCCCGGCAGGAGTGTTGACGAAGAACTGAG tAAAAAATCCCAGAAGTGGGATGAAATGAACATCCTGGCGACATATCATCCAGCAGACAAAGACTATGGTTTAATGAAAATAGATGAACCTAGCACTCCTTACCACAG TATGGTAGGTGATGATGAAGATGCATTGAGTGATTCAGAAACCACTGAAGCCCTGACCCCAGATGTCTTAGCTAAGAA GTTGTTGTATAGGCTAACTGCTGCTGCTGAAGGCTTGGAGCCAAAATACCGGGTTCGTGAACAAGAAAGCAGTGGAGATGAGGATAGTGACCTCTCACCTGAAGAACGAG aaaaaaagcgacagtttgaaatgaaaaggaaacttcACTACAATGAAGGACTAAATATTAAATTAGCTAGACAATTAATTTCAAAAGACCTACatgatgatgatgaggatgaagaAATGTCAGCGACTGCAGCTGGAGAAAGCATGAACATGGAAGAATCAAATCAAG GATCTACTACAAGTGACCAActgcaaaataaatcacagagtTCATAG